Below is a genomic region from Rana temporaria chromosome 3, aRanTem1.1, whole genome shotgun sequence.
ATGCTTAGAGTGATCTATAGTATTTGCTTGTATACATGGATAAGTGAAAGTGAAACCTGCATTGTGTTTCGAGAACTCATtgatataaaatatcatattaCAGTAAGCCATGTTATACCATTGAAAAACACATTAGTTCAAATAAAGCAGAGCTGATTTATGAAACCTGAAAATAATAACTTAAGTCAGGTTACCTATAGCAACTAGTTAGGATTCAATTTGCATGTTTTACTTTTAGTGGAAAAAAGACAAAATGAatatggttgctatgggcaacaacTGCACGTGTGTTGCTGTTCTCCACCATGCAGTAAAGATGAATGACACACAATGAAAATCTATAGGTTGTACACTGTCTTGTTGAACTCACCATGCCTTCTGAGCAGCTGGATGCTGGACTGTTAGGCTCAGAGCAGCTTTGTCCCGGGAGACTGTAGTAACTCTCGACTTGTTCTCTTAGAAGATCTTGGAGACTTTCTATGTATTTGATGGCATTTCTTAAAATGTCCACTTTGGGCAGCCTTTGGTTGGGGTTTGCTGTGGTGCACCTTTTAAGGGTTTCAAAAGCATGGTTCACTTTCTTCAGGCGCCTTCTCTCCCTCATTGTAGCTGCCTTCCTTCTGTCCATAGTGGATGACTttcttttgcaggctttgcatGCCCACATGAGACAGTGGCCAGCCTGGTGATGACCGGTGGGTGCTCTAACATGTTCCTCTTCATCGGATTCCTGGAAGCCTTGCTTAGGAGCACCATAGACAGACATATCATGCTCAAAGTCATCAGTAAATTCTTCCTCCGGAGAAGGGATGCAGGAGCTGTCATAGAAGAATTCAGATGGGGAAAAATGGCAACCATCTACTATCTCCATTCTCAGTGTGTTGCTGGGGAGGATGAAAAGATGCGAGCTCAGGTTTAAGCGATCAAGGCTCAGGAAATGGCTTTGGAGAAGCTTTGGTTGATTTCCTCAATAATTAGTAAGCCTAGGTTAAGTGTTTCTGTGGTGAAGCACCAGCTTTATATATATCACCTTTAAAGGAGGTTGGTCCACAGAGACTAATAGCCATTAGCATATCCCACATCATCCCCCTACAGGGGCTGTCTAAGTGAGCCCCTCCTTCCCTCAATGTCTGGTTTCAGTTTAATGGCTTTTTGACACTTTGCTATTTGTTTTAGGTAGTTTTAAACGTATAAGGAAACACATCATATGGTTGCCTCCGACTTGCACAGCTATTGTGCATTTCAAAAAATGACCTCCGAAAGGTATTTACTCAAGCCTTTTTGTAATCGAAATGATTttgcaatcaaaataattttttggtaATTATCTATgtaatttttcattattatatttgtttttacctATATCTATTTGGACACATCAGAGTAAATAATTTAAAGCAACAGACTGCATGGTAGAG
It encodes:
- the MYF5 gene encoding myogenic factor 5 → MEIVDGCHFSPSEFFYDSSCIPSPEEEFTDDFEHDMSVYGAPKQGFQESDEEEHVRAPTGHHQAGHCLMWACKACKRKSSTMDRRKAATMRERRRLKKVNHAFETLKRCTTANPNQRLPKVDILRNAIKYIESLQDLLREQVESYYSLPGQSCSEPNSPASSCSEGMADCISPQWRRNGGFESAYCSELPTSFPSNKLSALSSLDCLSSIVDRIASSEQCVLPLQDSISLSPSNSTNSLPSTPETPDARPVYQVL